From Geotalea uraniireducens Rf4:
GGCTTAACCCAAGAAACAGGTTTAAGGTTTTGCCTTTCTCCGTGCTTCCGTGTCTCCGTGGTGGGTTGAAGTTTTGAGTCATGGATTAACCGGGCTTTCGCCCCGTTAAATTTCAAAGGAGGAAAATAATATGATTAAGAAGGTTATGGTCGTCAACGGCATCGAAAGAACGCTGATCGTTGACCAGGAAGCGCTCCTGTCGGACGTGCTGCGCAAGCAGCTCCATCTGACCGGAACCAAAGTCGGCTGCGGCACCGGCCAGTGCGGCGCGTGCAACGTGATCATGGACGGCAAGCTGGTCCGCTCGTGCGTGGTGAAGATGAAAAAGGTGGAAAACCTGGCCAAGATCACCACGATCGAAGGGATCGGTACTCCTCTCAACCTTCATCCGATCCAGAAGGCATTCATCTTCCACGGCGCCCTGCAGTGTGGCTTCTGCACCCCTGGCTTCATCGTCTCCACCAAAGCGCTGCTCGACGAGAACCCAAACCCTACCCGCGAGGACGTGCGCGACTGGTTCCAGAAGTACCGCAACGCCTGCCGCTGCACCGGTTACAGCATGATCGTCGACGCGGTGATGGACGCCGCCAAGGTGATGCGCGGCGAGATCTCCGATCAGGCCATCGAGTTCAAGACCCCGGCCGACGGTAAGATCTACGGCTCCCGCTTCCCCAGGCCTACCTCCGTGGCAAAGGTCACCGGTCTCTGGGATTTCGGCGACGACATGGGCACCCAGCTCCCCGAAGGGACCCTGCAGTGCGCACTGGTGCAGCCTGAAGTTTCCCACGCCATCATCAAGGGCATCGACACCTCCGAGGCGGAGAAGATGCCCGGCGTCTTCAAGGTCGTTACCCACAAGGACGTCAAAGGGAAAAACCGCATTACCGGCCTGATCACCTTCCCGACCAACAAGGGTGACGGCTGGGATCGCCCGATTCTGAATGACGAGAAGATCTTCCAGTACGGCGACGTTGTTGCCATCGTCTGCGCCGATACCCTGGAAAACGCCAAGGCAGCGGCGAAAATGGTCAAGGTCGATCTGGAAGTGCTGCCGGCCTACATGAACGCACCGGCCGCCATGGCAGAGGACGCCATCGAGATCCATCCCGGCACGCCGAACGTCTATTACGAGTGCACCCTCAACAAGGGGGAGGACACCAAGCCGATCATGGCGAAGGCTGCCCATGTGGTCGAGGGGGAGTACTACCTCCAGCGTCAACCCCATATGCCGATCGAGCCCGATGTCGGCTTCGCCTACATCGATGACCTGAAGCGGGTGGTGATCCACTCGAAATCGATCGCCATCCATCTGCACCTTTACATGATCGCCCCGGGCCTGGGCGTTGAACCGCACGAAATCGTGGTGGTCCAGAACCCCACCGGCGCCACCTTCGGCTACAAGTTCAGCCCGACCCTGGAGGCGCTGGTCGGCGCAGCGGCCATGGCAACCGGCCGCCCCTGTTTCCTCGGCTACGACTGGTACCAGCAGCAGACCTACACCGGCAAACGCTCGCCGATGTGGTTCAAGATCAAGATGGGCGCCGACCAGGACGGCAAGCTCCTTGCCATGGAAACCGACTGGAGCTGCGACCACGGTCCCTACTCCGAGTTCGGCGACCTGGTAACCACGCGCGGCGCACAGTTCACCGGCGCAGGGTACGACATCAAGAACATCCGCGGCGTAGGCCGCACCGTCTGCACCAACCATGGTTGGGGCTCCGCCTTCCGCGCCTACGGCTCTCCCCAGAGCTTCTTCGCCTCCGAGTCCCTCATGGATGAACTGGCCAAGAAGATGGGTGTCGACCCGTTCGAACTCCGTTACAAGAACATCTACCGTCCCGGCGCCACCACGCCGACCGGACAGACCCCGGAAGTCTTCTGCTTCGAGGAGCTGTTCGACCTCATGCGTCCCAAGTACCAGGACGCCCTGTTGCGCGCCAAGAACGGCTCCACCGAAACCAAGAAACGTGGCGTCGGCGTTTCTCTCGGCGTGTACGGCTGCGGTCTCGACGGTCCGGACACCTCGAGTGCCTGGGTTGAACTGAACCCGGACGGGAGCGTCACCGTCGGCAATGCCTGGCAGGACCATGGCCAGGGGTCTGACGGCGGGACTGTCACCTTCGCCCACAACACCCTGCGTCCTCTCGGCCTGAAAGCGGATCAGATCCGTCTCAGCATGAACGACACGAGCCTCCACCCGAACTCCGGCCCCTCCGGCGGGAGCCGCCAGAACGTGGTCACCGGGAACGCGATCCATGCGGCTTGCGTCCTGCTGCTCGATGCCCTGCGCAAGGCGGACGGCACCTACCGCACCTACGACGAAATGGTAAAGGAAGGCAAATCGGTCAAGTACGAAGGGAGCTGGACCACCCCGAGCACCCACATGGACGACAACATGCAGGGTGCGCCGTTCTGCATCTACATGTACGCCCTCTTCATGTCCGAGGTGGAAGTTGACGTCACCACCGGCAAGACGACCGTGCTGAAGATGACCTACGCAGGCGACAACGGCACCATCACCAACCGGCTTACAGTCGACGGACAGGTGTACGGCGGTCTGGTCCAGGGTGTAGGTCTTGCCCTGACCGAAGACTTCGAAGACCTGAAGAAGCACACCACCCTGATCGGTTCCGGCTTCCCGTTCATCAAGGACGTTCCCGACGACATGGAGCTGATCTACACCGAGTATCCGCGCAAAGACGGCGCCTTCGGTCAGGCCGGTGTAGGCGAGGGGCCGCTGACAGCCCCGCACGCCTCCATCATCAATGCCATCGACAGTGCCTGCGGCGTGCGCATCAGGTCCATCCCGGCATATCCGGCCAAGGTCCTGGCTGCACTGAAGTCGGAAAAGAAGGCCTTCGACGTCAGCGATGCCGTGGCAGGCGGTTACATGTCACAGGGTGGCATCGAAACATTGAAGAAGTAAGCTGAAGCGGTTGCGACACGGAGGCGAATGCGGCGCTCAAGTGCCGCGTTCGCCCTAGTTTCTTGATTCCCCCCTTTGAGAAAGGGGACCCAAACTTCGGGCCTAAAGGGCTAGCGGGGATTTGCTTCGGTCATTGGAAATCCCCCTCAATCCCCCTTTCTCAAAGGGGGACTTAACAGCCAATGGTGGTTATACGTCATGGAACAGAACAAACTGCGGGAATGGGAATACAAATGTATCCAGGAAGAACCTCCCCAATGCACGGCAGGCTGCCCCATCCATGTGGATGCCCGGCTTTTTGTCAAGCAGGCCGGCCAGGGGGACTGGGAAGCTGCCCTGAAAACACTGGCTAAGACCATGCCGTTTCCAAAGATACTCGGCCGCGTCTGTGACCATCCGTGCGAACCGGCATGCAAGCGGGGTGAGGCCGGTGAACCGATCGCCATCGGCGCACTGGAGAGGGCCTGTGTCGAAACTGCGCAGGAGAAGGTCAAGGCGGTAATGCTGCCCCGGAAGGACAAGAGGGTTGCCGTCATCGGCAGCGGCCTGAGCAGCCTGACGGTAGCCTGGGACCTGCTCCGCAAAGGATACAGAATAACCGTTTTTGAACCGGGGGAAAGACTTGGCGGCACCCTCTGGGAGTTTCCCGAAACCATCCTGCCGCCTGATGTCATTACTGAGGAATTATCGCTTTTGGAGAGCCTTGGCGCTGTAATCACCCTCTCTGCCCAGGTGGCGCGGGACGATTTCATTGCCGGCATCCATGGAGAATTCGACGCTGTTTTTGTCGGCCTGGCTGTGGCTGATTTGAACCTGCATGACCTGGAGCTTGAACCCCTCACTCTGGCCACCAGCCGGAAGGGACTGTTTGCCGGCGGAGCCTGCAGGAAGGACGGCCGACTGTCTCCGATCACCGAGGCATTTGAAGGGCGCCGCGCCGCGACCTCCATAGATCGATACGTGATGAACGTCTCCATGGATAGCGGCCGGGAAAATGAAGGACCGTTCGTCACCAGGCTCTACACCAATGTCGAGGGGCTCGAACCCCTTCCGCGGCTTACCCCGGCCGACCCGAACTCCGGTTATTCCACCGACGAGGCTATCCGGGAAGCGGAGCGTTGCATCCAGTGCGAGTGCATGGAGTGCGTCAAGGTCTGCCTTTACCTGGAGCGCTACAAGGGGTATCCGAAGAAGTATGCCCGGCAGGTCTTCAACAACGAGCGGGTCATCTATGGCGCGGCCCGTACGAAGAACCAGTTCGTCAATTCCTGCAGCACCTGCGGTCTCTGCGAGACCGTTTGTCCGAACGATTTCTTCATGGGGGACCTCTGCCTGCAGGCGCGCAGGACCATGAACGAGCAGAAATTGATGCCCCCTTCCTTCCACGAGTTTGCCCTTAAGGACATGGCCCACGGCAACGGAGAGCGCTTTGCCCTCTGCAGCCACGAGCCGGGTCGGCAGGAGAGCGCCTGGCTGTACTTCCCGAGCTGCCAGCTCTGCGCCACCTCACCCGGCGAGGTGCTTTCCTCGTACCGCCACCTGCGGGAAAGGCTTTCAGGAGGGGTCGGGATCATGCTCCGCTGCTGCGGCGCTCCCGCATTCTGGGCGGGGCGCGACGACCTGTTCCGGGAATCGCTGGATACGGTCCGCAACGAATGGGAACGCCTTGGGCGGCCACGGGTCGTCACCGCCTGTTCCACCTGCCGGAGCATCTTTCAGGATCACCTTCCCGAGATGGAGTCCGTCTCCCTCTGGAAGGTCATCGAGGAGACCGGGCTTCCCGGCGGGGAAGGGCCCAGTCCCGCAATCGTCGGAGGGACAACCGTTGCCGTTGCCGACCCCTGCATCACTCGTAACGATCCTGAGACACAGGGAAGTGTACGGCGGATCGTGCAGTCGCTGGGGATCAGTATCGAAGAGCTCCCCTTGAGCGGCGAGAAGCCCGAGTGCTGCGGATACGGCGGGCTCATGTACAACGCCAATCCCGGCCTCGCCCGTGATGTGATCGCCCATCGGGCAACGGTGAGCGACAACGACTACCTGGCCTACTGCGCCATGTGCCGCGATAATTTCGCCGCTGCCGGAAAGAGGGTCAGTCACCTCATCGAGCTCCTCTTTCCCACCGCCCCTGGTGGGGACCCGGCGGCCCGCGGCTGGATATCCTGGTCCGAGCGCAGGACGAACCGCGCCAAGGTTCGGGAAGGGATACTCCGGGAGCTCGGCGGGAAGGGAGAAGGAATGGTCGAGGATTACGAGGGCATAGTGCTTCGGATGGCCCCGGAGGTGCGCAAAAGGATCGACGAACGGCGGATTCTGGAGGACGACCTGCGCCGGGTGATCGATCACGCCGAGCGTACCGGAAAACGGCTGGAAAACCTCCGGACCGGGTGCTACCGGGCCTACTGCCAGACGGAAAACGTGACCTTCTGGGTGGACTATACCCCCGGAGAAGAAGGGTTCACGGTCCATAACGCTTACTGCCATCGCATGAAAATCGTGGGGGTCAAGCAATGAACCTGTCGGAAGAGGCAAAGGGGTGGAGTTGCACTGCCTGCGGGAAACCGCTCGAAGTGGTCAAGGTGAGCTTTACCTACATGAAAGGGAACTTTGAGGTCGACCTTCCAGCCTGCAGCGGCTGTGGTCTCGTCCTCGTCTCCGAGGAGCTGGCGACCGGAAAGATGGCCGATGCGGAGAGAATCCTGGAGGACAAGTAGGGGCGGACGGCGTCCGCCCTATTCCTGGCGCATGGTCGCAATTCCGGGCGCATGCCATGCGCCCCTACGGACAGGTCGGCATGTTTAATGTTGAAATACCACCGTCGTCCCCGTATGAATCGCCCCTCTTGCGCGCGGTAACCGGCACGACGATCCGGCCTGGCGGGCTCGCGCTGACCGAGCGGGGAATCGCATTGTGCCGCTTCCCCTCCGGCGCACGGCTGCTTGACGTGGGGTGCGGCGCTGGCGCAACCGTGGAGCATCTGCGCAGCCGGTACGGTTTTGCCGCCGCTGGTGTCGATATCTCCCGGAAGCTCATCGCGGAAGGGCTGCTCCGGAACCCGGCGCTGCCGCTGGCAGAGGGTGCGGCGGAAGCGCTTCCCCTTGACGCGGCGGCTCTGGACGGCGTCCTGTGCGAGTGCGTCCTCTCCCTCCTGGCCGAGCCGCGCCGGGCGCTGGAGCAGTTCCATCGGGTGCTGCGCCCCGACGGCTACCTGATCCTGAGCGATATGTATGACCGCAACCCGGCGGGGGGGACGCAGCTGCACGAAGTTTCATCGGAAGGCTCCCCTCTGGGGGAAGT
This genomic window contains:
- a CDS encoding molybdopterin-dependent aldehyde oxidoreductase — its product is MIKKVMVVNGIERTLIVDQEALLSDVLRKQLHLTGTKVGCGTGQCGACNVIMDGKLVRSCVVKMKKVENLAKITTIEGIGTPLNLHPIQKAFIFHGALQCGFCTPGFIVSTKALLDENPNPTREDVRDWFQKYRNACRCTGYSMIVDAVMDAAKVMRGEISDQAIEFKTPADGKIYGSRFPRPTSVAKVTGLWDFGDDMGTQLPEGTLQCALVQPEVSHAIIKGIDTSEAEKMPGVFKVVTHKDVKGKNRITGLITFPTNKGDGWDRPILNDEKIFQYGDVVAIVCADTLENAKAAAKMVKVDLEVLPAYMNAPAAMAEDAIEIHPGTPNVYYECTLNKGEDTKPIMAKAAHVVEGEYYLQRQPHMPIEPDVGFAYIDDLKRVVIHSKSIAIHLHLYMIAPGLGVEPHEIVVVQNPTGATFGYKFSPTLEALVGAAAMATGRPCFLGYDWYQQQTYTGKRSPMWFKIKMGADQDGKLLAMETDWSCDHGPYSEFGDLVTTRGAQFTGAGYDIKNIRGVGRTVCTNHGWGSAFRAYGSPQSFFASESLMDELAKKMGVDPFELRYKNIYRPGATTPTGQTPEVFCFEELFDLMRPKYQDALLRAKNGSTETKKRGVGVSLGVYGCGLDGPDTSSAWVELNPDGSVTVGNAWQDHGQGSDGGTVTFAHNTLRPLGLKADQIRLSMNDTSLHPNSGPSGGSRQNVVTGNAIHAACVLLLDALRKADGTYRTYDEMVKEGKSVKYEGSWTTPSTHMDDNMQGAPFCIYMYALFMSEVEVDVTTGKTTVLKMTYAGDNGTITNRLTVDGQVYGGLVQGVGLALTEDFEDLKKHTTLIGSGFPFIKDVPDDMELIYTEYPRKDGAFGQAGVGEGPLTAPHASIINAIDSACGVRIRSIPAYPAKVLAALKSEKKAFDVSDAVAGGYMSQGGIETLKK
- a CDS encoding DVU_1557 family redox protein → MNLSEEAKGWSCTACGKPLEVVKVSFTYMKGNFEVDLPACSGCGLVLVSEELATGKMADAERILEDK
- the trsM gene encoding DVU_1556 family methyltransferase; translated protein: MFNVEIPPSSPYESPLLRAVTGTTIRPGGLALTERGIALCRFPSGARLLDVGCGAGATVEHLRSRYGFAAAGVDISRKLIAEGLLRNPALPLAEGAAEALPLDAAALDGVLCECVLSLLAEPRRALEQFHRVLRPDGYLILSDMYDRNPAGGTQLHEVSSEGSPLGEVARDTLESLLTGSGFATCFWEDHTPLLKELAARLVLAYGSLEGLWCPAGGAGCAGARPGYYLLVARKKPD
- a CDS encoding pyridine nucleotide-disulfide oxidoreductase/dicluster-binding protein, encoding MEQNKLREWEYKCIQEEPPQCTAGCPIHVDARLFVKQAGQGDWEAALKTLAKTMPFPKILGRVCDHPCEPACKRGEAGEPIAIGALERACVETAQEKVKAVMLPRKDKRVAVIGSGLSSLTVAWDLLRKGYRITVFEPGERLGGTLWEFPETILPPDVITEELSLLESLGAVITLSAQVARDDFIAGIHGEFDAVFVGLAVADLNLHDLELEPLTLATSRKGLFAGGACRKDGRLSPITEAFEGRRAATSIDRYVMNVSMDSGRENEGPFVTRLYTNVEGLEPLPRLTPADPNSGYSTDEAIREAERCIQCECMECVKVCLYLERYKGYPKKYARQVFNNERVIYGAARTKNQFVNSCSTCGLCETVCPNDFFMGDLCLQARRTMNEQKLMPPSFHEFALKDMAHGNGERFALCSHEPGRQESAWLYFPSCQLCATSPGEVLSSYRHLRERLSGGVGIMLRCCGAPAFWAGRDDLFRESLDTVRNEWERLGRPRVVTACSTCRSIFQDHLPEMESVSLWKVIEETGLPGGEGPSPAIVGGTTVAVADPCITRNDPETQGSVRRIVQSLGISIEELPLSGEKPECCGYGGLMYNANPGLARDVIAHRATVSDNDYLAYCAMCRDNFAAAGKRVSHLIELLFPTAPGGDPAARGWISWSERRTNRAKVREGILRELGGKGEGMVEDYEGIVLRMAPEVRKRIDERRILEDDLRRVIDHAERTGKRLENLRTGCYRAYCQTENVTFWVDYTPGEEGFTVHNAYCHRMKIVGVKQ